CCGCAAGTTTCATTTGGTTCTATAATTTTCCCCAGTACTTTTGCAAGTCTTAGGGCCAgcgcttttgtgattattttgtaacCAGCGCCGATTAAGGATATGGGCCTCCAATTTTTGCATTTAGTAAGGTCTCCTTTTTTGGGATTAGTGAAATTACTGATTTTTTCATAGAATGGCTGGTTTGTTtctctacaaaaaatatttcgagagcaagttcttcaaaatctttttctaaaatatgccaaaaagttttctaaaactCAGCTGGAAGTCCGTCATAGCGCGAAGATTttccgttttcaaatttaaaaagggcttctacttaaattaaaagtttgtcTTTTAGTTCCGCGCCGGTGAGGCGGGTGTTTAAAATTCGGTTTTCATCATCACTTAAACATTAAGTGATGTGTGACAAGACTGTTTTGGATGTCTTTgcataaattagtttttgtgtAAATGTTTTTCTAATATGAACCCAGGGAGTTTAGTATTTCACCAGGTTCACCTGTTAATGTGCTGTCATTCTTGCGAATTCTAATACGAGTTTGTTTGGAAAGAAACCTAATCTTGGAacaaatcttttcatttttaaaaatcggtttacattgcttgtgggtttgtaatttaaataaaaatatataacttttttctctTTGATATTGAAGTCctttttattcttaaaagtGACTAATATTGCTTGTGGGtttgttattcttttatatccatttatttaaacaaaaattgaaaattacaaatttttataattttacaatattaggttaggtgtcactcatatagttaaaaattagtCATTGAAGTGACACCTATTTtgtattatgtaattttttttattatctttttatttttaaaattgctaagATTGCTTGTGgtttgtactttttttgaaatcttttaaaaatactttttatttaaaaaaagtttttgtttaatattcaTACATCGTAACTTTTCGTaaagactaaaaagtagaaaataaaatctagcaaaaacatttgctcaaaaatataatcttttttgtactaaaaagtagaaaacaaactttttaatttagattaaatagttcagtaaactaaagatgGACAGGTATGTTTCTATATAAATCCTCTGCAGATCTGTCAATCTTTAATatactgaactattaaatttaaaataaaaagtttattttctaccttttagtacaaaaaagattatacttttaagcaaatgtttttcctatattttattatcaCGCCTAAAAATTGCtacctaaaaatatatatatttacagatCTGCCACTTAGTACATCCAATTATATCCGGGCCCAAATTATATCCGGGCCCGGATTATTAAACCCCGGCCGGgtagaaaaaatcaaaatgcttgttttaattatatttaaattactattttagaACAAAATGGCACCAATTAAAAAGCAAGGGAGCATATTGACGGCTTGCTTGACTTACATAAatgtgcaaaaaattttaaaacttgctgAAAATGTGCTTTATAATCCCAACTATCTTTGGGTAACTGCCTTATTGCTATTTTTTGCTGAAATTCCTGTGAATATCTTTGTCATTTGGAAAATTAATTACACAGAAATTGACTGGGAAGCATATATGAAAGAAGTAGAAGGATTTTTGAACGGAACTTATGATTACTCAAAGCTTGAGGGAGGGACTGGTCCGTTGGTTTACCCAGCTGGCTTTGTTTACGTCTACtcatttctttatttcataACAAGTCAAGGTCAAAATATTCGATTAGCACAGTATATATTTACAGCATTTTATCTATTGACATTAGTTCTagtgttttatatttatcaaaaaacaaagaGTATACCACCTtatgttgcattttttatttgttgtgcGTCATATCGAATTCATTCAATATATGTACTACGACTGTTTAATGATCCATTGGCTATGATCTTTTTATACTTCAGTGTTGTATTatacttaaatgatttttggtCTTTAGGATGCTTGTTTTATTCTTTCGGTGTTAGCATTAAAATGAACATTCTGCTTTTTGCTCCTGggctttttgttttattacttgtTAGACATGGAATTAAAggaagtattaaaaatataagtatatgtgCTTTTGTTCAAGTTATTTTAGGCTTACCATTTCTTAAAGAAAATGCCTCAAGTTATGTTCTAAGATCTTTTGATATAGGGcggcagtttttttttatttggacaGTCAACTGGAGATTTTTacctgaaaatatatttttatcacgTTGGTTTCACttcatattgttatttttacacATATTAGTGCTTATGTTATTCATTCTAAAAAAATGGCCTAAACCAAATAATAGCTGGTTATCAATGCTCTCAAAAAGTTATAAAGGAAGAATATTATCAAGCAATGAAGTTGTTTTCGTTttgttttcttcaaattttgttgGTATGTGTTTTGCACGTTCTCTACATTACCAATTTTATGTTTGGTACTTTCATACATTGCCTTTTTTGTTATGGAGCATTAAATCAACTcctgcatttaaattgttaattctTGGGCTGATTGAAATGTGTTGGAATACCTATCCATCAACCAGTTTATCATCTGGAGTTCTTCATAGTTgtcattttcttattttgagtggactgttaattaaaaacataaactttgaAAGAAAACATGAATAGTCcaatataataatgttaaattatttgtacAATTGCAAtatttggtgtttttttttctatacatatgtatcagatttaaaaaaataataaaaaatcttatcagaataaaaaatcatatctgaatgttctttttaatatttatttgcaaaaatatgatggtgttaatgataatataatcatcattatttgtttttaaaatattttatacttaaatataagttttaacaCAATTGCTTTTGTTCATTtctaagtatataaaaaaaaatttccttaataATCATAGAAACAAAGgctaataagaaaaataaaaaaatttaaaactaatataaaagtTCATTATATAAAGTTGActtaaaattcattataaatataacaattattaatatttattgcGCATTATATggctttataaatataaatccaTATAATATCTTTAACATATAAAAGTATACTTTTGCTTACCATTagaattaatcaaaatttttagaagtttttttttgttgatgttatTAAGGACCTGTTAAATGTTCAATGGTCTTAAGAGATAccttagaatatttttaaattcgctactttaatataagttttttttttatacaaatttcaaaattttttaatccataaaggaattgtttttgaaacttttttattatttaacttcagtgtttttactaatttattattgctctgttctttaagaacattgagcactctattttttgaactaacactaacataatttatatatatatattatatatatatatatatatatatatatatatatatatatatatatacacacatacagaGGTtattctagaaaaaataatttgggcCGCGGTATGTACCTGAGAAATTTAGCAGAAATATTCCTGAAAATCGGAGTTTATCGCAGataaaacaatattgttaaaaaattaaaaaaaaattaaagtcctCAACTTTTAATTTAGGCCGCGCCCAAACAGTTGATGCTGTCGAAAACaatctagaatagcccctgacatatatatatatatatatatatatatatatatatatatatatatatatatatatatatatatatatacatatatatatatatatatatatatatatatatatatatatatatatatatatgtatatatgtatatatatatatatatatatatatatctatatatgtatgtatatatatatatgtatgtatatatatatgtatatgtatatatatatatatatatatatatgtatatatatatatatgtgtgtatatatatatatatatatatatatatatatatatatatatatatatatatatatataaattatgtatttgtatatatatttatatatttaaatgtagaaaaaaattaaggatCACATAAATGGGTACAAAACGATTACTACCAGATAATACAGAAGGTTCAATTGTTATAGAATCTACACATCGTTCTACACCTCCACCATTAAAGTTGCGTATAAAGCACCAAACTTTATCACAGAAGCTTTCATTAGATATTTATGAATCAAAAAGTGATAAAGATAAATACTgtactcttttaaatttttctaagtCATTGCGCTTGACAGGGATAACTGCAGATGAATGTGAACAATTAATGAGACTTTTTAAGGAGTTAGTTAAACGAGAACCTGACCATATGCTTCGTGCTAAAGTTATTGAATTAATGGCAATTTTGTGTGGGATTATTGGATCAAATAAAATGCAAATTGTTGAAGATATTTTAGAGTGCCTACATAAAGAAGGTAAAGTTtgacttttaaaagtaaagtatgTTTTAGGTAAAGTATTTAACCAAAATTGAATCGAACCAAGgttgaatttaatttatgtagttagtattaagtaaaaattaaattgcaggaacggaattatttttttttaataattgatagactgcctgccccaaccaaaccctcagtcgatgtagcaacactcccttgcgGGTAAAAGATAGTAGATGTAGCACCACTCCCTTGCGGGTCAGGCTATTtttcagtcaatgtagcagcactctcttgcgagtcaggctataagatagtcgatgtagcaacactccgcgcatgatttgcagtaaaaaaaaataaaaataaaaacattttattaaaaaaaatcaaaaataaaaacatttttttaaaataaacaaaaatgaaaacattgtttatattgttaaagacattcagaatgtttttaaaacattctggtCAATTAAATTTGCGtttttgcgtttttttaaaaaaatgatttatttgtaattaaattaatggtTTTTACTTTCGTCCAACACGCAAATGTTGGACGAAAgccaaaagtaattaaaagtgaCGTATGTCTTGGCGTAAGAATCACTTTTTTCCTTCCGCTCTTCTCAAAGACAACAAACTatagatctatatatatatatatatatatatatatatatatatatatatatatatatatatatatatatatatatataaaactcctAACTGGTTGTCAGAAAGTTTTTTCGTATTTtgttgacacaaaaaaaaaattaaaatgcaagaccggaatttttttttttttttatatgatagaCTGCCTCCTccaaccaaaccctcagtcgatgtagcagcattcccttgcaagtcaggctttaagatgtagcagcactccatgcATGAtttacagtaaaataaaaataaaaacattttattaaaaaaaataaaaataaaaacattgtttatatttttcaaaacattctgGTCAATTAAATTTGCGtttttgcggttttttaaaaaacgattaaTTTGTAATTGAATTAATGGTTTTAACTTTCTGACAACACGGAAATGTTGGATGAAaatcaaaagtaattaaaagtgaCGTATTTGTTGGCAAAGAATCATTTTTTACCTTCCGTACTCCCAAATGCAACAATTTAtagaactatatatatatatatatatatatatatatatatatatatatatatatatatatatatatatatatatatatatatatatatatatatatatatatatatatatatatatatatatatataagtgtatatatatgaataaagaaaatatctttatattatcatgtataatattgtatacttgaaagagtgctcaatagataaactagagctatatagtatatatattactgttacccGCAGTACCAGaaattagctaaatgctaatgtttatagtataatttaatattgcaacTCTGAGTTTCATGTGTTATCACAATCATCAGGCAAGTAGTAAAATCAGTTTCATGTGTTATCACAATCATCTGGCAAGtagcaaaattaaacttttactaCTTGCCTGATGATTGTGATAACACATGAAACTTAGAGTTGCAATATTAATTTATACTATAAAcattagcatttagctaattcctggttctgcgggtaacagtaacatatatattatatatatatatatatatatatatatatatatatatatatatatatatatatatatatatatatatatatatatatatatatatatatatatatagtttgttgCATTTGAGAAGAGCGGAAGGAAAAAAGTGATTCTTACACATACGtcacttttaattacttttgactTTCGTCCAACATTTGCGTGTTGTCAGAAAGTTAAAaccattaatttaattacaaattaattgttttttaaaaaaaccacaaaaacgcAAATTTAATTGACTGAATGtctgaatgtttttaacaatataaacaatgtttttatttttattttttttactgtaaatcatgcgcggagtgttgctacatcaactattttatagcctgacttgctaggtagtgctgctatatcgactgacaaatagcctgactcgcaacggagtgctgctacatctaCTATCTTttagcctgactcacaagggagtgctgctacatcgacttaGGGTTTGGTTGGGGCAGGCAGCctatcaattaataaaaaaaattttttttactggagaagtttaaaattttttttttctttatttcaacaGATTTTGAGTTCATTTTAGTATAAAGagtattattcatgttttttgtaatgTCAGCAATAgatatttggtgttaaaattatgtatattcaaatatagtagccaatgctagttacgcAGATTTGCACTATACccaacgatatatatatatatatatatatatatatatatatatatatatatatatatatatatatatatatatatatatatatatatatatatatatatatatcaggccttgttatgaGATTTCGCTGAGTAACAAAAACACTTAACGCATTTCAAAGTAACTCAACTaagcaaatatattttgtattgttaGAAGTTATATTGCGTCACTAGCGTATTTTCAAGTATCGCattgtaattaaagttatttaattaacaCGTTAAAAAACATACAGACAGATATTTTTCTCActataactaaagttataaataaaatctaagttcctatttgaaaaattatttaaaaaatcatttttattatttttttcaaatatgaactaaattttattttgaaaattttttttttataaaacgtagtatttgtttattttcttacaATTTTGCAGTTggatttaagttattttattaactgttaataaattttttcttatttattttgtaaactctttttaatagtgtttttaaacaataaagagttttttcagTAACCGATAACATATTCGTgatcataatttattttcataaattaaacaaaCGTCATTAAAACTTTACGTTATTGaattaacaataaacaaaatatcttattaataaaatatttacatcaaaacaaattgtgcattttttaaacttttctgacataaaataatttatatatttaaaaggaatttatatatttaattccttaaaataaactataaaacactttattttcttaaactagtttttaacaaccacaaaaaaattgttaaacaaactgtttctttaacaaaaaatctattagtttacaattgtggttaaatgcttttacttacgaCTTTATTTCTTCTGAATAAACATCACATAATTGATatcaaaagataatttaaatattcttaaagataAAAGCTTTTGCTAAACGCAAACCTGCTGAATGCGTAGGCAAATCGCCTTTTCACatggcctgatatatatatatatatatatatatatatatatatatatatatatatatatatatatatatatatatatatatatatatatatatatacacaaacacacacacatataaataaattagtaaaaaacacttatctaacttTTTCTTCTACTTGAAGTTTCACCATTGCTGGATCATCAGGAAAAGTCAGGAATTCTTCCTGATGATCCAGCAATGGTGAAACTTCAAGTAGAAGAAAaagttagataagtgttttttactaatttattattgctctgttttttaagaacatttttaagcactctatttgtaaaatacgctaacataatttacatatatatatatgtgtttgtgtgtgtgtgtttgtatgtgtgtgtgtgaaaatataaatatatatatatatatatatatatatatatatacatatatttacatttatatatatatatatatatatatatatatatatatatatatatatataaataaatatatatatatatatatatataatataatataaaaaaaactcacttttatggttctgaggccggcttaCGTAAGGTTTCTCGAACTCtatggtagctctcagagaggctgattccatcaaaagctgaaaaatatcaaagtattaataGTGCTATGTTACGCATTGATGGTGttcctgtttgtacttttagtgtgcattgccaaggccacatttggagccatttgttacggcttagggtttatcaatagtaatgaggcaattgcttgggctattaaacagtgttctgagtactatctatgctttgagtcaagttcttcaacaaatttaaaaatgaataaagtattaaaaactataagacacaaaaaaccattgtctcATCTTGTGTTCTTAGTGTTAATggttctctaaatctatcattcactaatattcttggcctttgaagtaacttttcttctgttgagtcttatctcttccAAAGTACActagacctacttgctctttgtgagactgaTTTGAGTTCAGTTGTCTCATCTTGTGTTCTTAGTGTTAATggttatctttatttaattcctaaagactccaataatcacatgcttggcctgggcatttacattcgtaagaattcacccatttgttggg
This genomic interval from Hydra vulgaris chromosome 01, alternate assembly HydraT2T_AEP contains the following:
- the LOC100214877 gene encoding dol-P-Man:Man(5)GlcNAc(2)-PP-Dol alpha-1,3-mannosyltransferase, with translation MAPIKKQGSILTACLTYINVQKILKLAENVLYNPNYLWVTALLLFFAEIPVNIFVIWKINYTEIDWEAYMKEVEGFLNGTYDYSKLEGGTGPLVYPAGFVYVYSFLYFITSQGQNIRLAQYIFTAFYLLTLVLVFYIYQKTKSIPPYVAFFICCASYRIHSIYVLRLFNDPLAMIFLYFSVVLYLNDFWSLGCLFYSFGVSIKMNILLFAPGLFVLLLVRHGIKGSIKNISICAFVQVILGLPFLKENASSYVLRSFDIGRQFFFIWTVNWRFLPENIFLSRWFHFILLFLHILVLMLFILKKWPKPNNSWLSMLSKSYKGRILSSNEVVFVLFSSNFVGMCFARSLHYQFYVWYFHTLPFLLWSIKSTPAFKLLILGLIEMCWNTYPSTSLSSGVLHSCHFLILSGLLIKNINFERKHE